From one Planococcus citri chromosome 3, ihPlaCitr1.1, whole genome shotgun sequence genomic stretch:
- the LOC135838950 gene encoding probable peptidoglycan muropeptide transporter SLC46, with protein MSKNISGVVKYLTVEPAFLLYTAVFVILELTGVNLLIQKKCRFNVTSEPDLSTPCQDEKQGIIFAAETMAYIRFLMFSLTLLYTAFSMCWSDESDRRRRPLIFLPIIGLMMMSVSGCLHSYFWHWDAHKSALSYLFFEVISGGMPLIMVASQAYICDVTDIGSRTMRMGLFTAARTVGDLIGFGSSGFVLHRFGFFRTYLLCFVLSLITLLLAVIFVRDASVQVKKKRHFWHAFNLMRIVDSFKIVFKKNIPGKRIIIVALSCIYILMFFCTQGENSVQYMFLRHKFHWDERDYSIYVVYRYIGVILGSIFASIVLSKCMNLHDGVIGIISGFWDAIAAFGYLFASLNWQLYVVPLFDVFHGTAFSVSVSFFSKFYAADEIGRLNSVLCILSLVIPTCYPTYITIFRKTLDSVPSAYFVLSIAINVIVVLLYLLCYKLDKKSDKLVSAKKEEKPMLT; from the exons ATGAGTAAAAACATATCCGGCGTCGTGAAATATTTAACGGTCGAGCCCGCGTTCTTATTATACACCGCTGTGTTCGTGATTTTGGAATTGACCGGTGTTAATTtattaattcagaaaaaatgtcgaTTCAACGTCACTTCGGAGCCAGATCTGAGCACGCCTTGCCAAGATGAAAAACAAGGGATAATTTTCGCCGCCGAAACAATGGCTTATATACGTTTCCTGATGTTTTCCTTGACTCTACTTTACACCGCTTTCTCAATGTGCTGGAGCGATGAAAGTGACCGACGTCGTAGACCTTTAATCTTCTTACCTATAATTGGCCTAATGATGATGTCCGTGTCTGGCTGTTTACATTCTTATTTTTGGCACTGGGATGCTCACAAAAGTGCCCTGAGTTATCTTTTTTTCGAAGTGATAAGCGGTGGAATGCCATTAATTATGGTTGCGAGTCAAGCTTACATATGCGACGTAACGGATATAGGAAGTCGTACAATGAGAATGGGTCTTTTTACGGCAGCTAGAACGGTAGGAGACCTTATAGGATTCGGTAGCTCTGGATTCGTATTACATAGATTTGGGTTCTTTCGTACGTACTTGTTATGTTTCGTTTTATCGTTGATTACTTTGTTGCTGGCTGTGATTTTCGTCAGAGATGCATCGGTGCAGGTGAAAAAGAAAAGACATTTTTGGCATGCTTTTAACTTGATGCGGATCGTCGATAGTTTTAAAATAGTGTTTAAGAAAAATATCCCCGGCAAGAGGATTATTATCGTCGCGTTGTCGTGTATttatattttgatgtttttctgcactcAAG gaGAGAATTCTGTGCAATATATGTTTCTGCGGCATAAATTTCATTGGGATGAGCGTGATTACAGTATATATGTTGTTTATAGATATATCGGAGTAATTTTAG GAAGTATATTTGCCTCGATTGTGCTGAGTAAATGTATGAATTTGCATGACGGAGTAATTGGTATTATTTCTGGATTTTGGGATGCTATTGCTGCTTTCGGATACCTATTTGCCAGTCTAAATTGGCAACTTTATGTCG TTCCTCTGTTTGATGTCTTTCACGGCACAGCATTTTCTGTGAGCGtttcattttttagcaaattttatgCAGCTGACGAAATTG gtcgtTTGAACAGTGTACTTTGCATATTGTCGTTGGTGATACCAACATGTTATCCTACTTACATTACAATCTTTCGGAAGACTTTGGATTCAGTTCCTTCAGCATACTTTGTACTAAGTATTGCAATTAATGTCATTGTTGTTCTGCTGTATCT tctGTGTTACAAGCTGGATAAGAAATCGGATAAACTCGTATCAGCCAAGAAAGAAGAGAAACCAATGCTCACTTag